A single genomic interval of Burkholderia cepacia ATCC 25416 harbors:
- a CDS encoding PQQ-dependent sugar dehydrogenase, translated as MPPLRAASIRRKQHRFAALLAGLACLVSAMASAAPLPVGELVVPPGFHVEVLADAVPTAREMAWSPRGILYVGTREGRVHAFVMHEGRISARYVIASGLDMPVGVAYRDGALYISAVSRILRLDRIDDRLATPPAPAVVTDALPTEHHHGWKFIAFGPDGKLYVPTGAPCNVCLADRSRYAIIARMKADGSGNEVVARGIRNTVGFAWHPDSGELWFTDNGRDMMGDDVPDDKLNRAPRAGLDFGFPYCHGGDTPDPEFGSPDVCRRYAPPVLKLGAHVAALGMRFYTGPMFPASYRNNVFIAEHGSWNRSTKVGYRVMRVVVSADGSHARQTPFVTGWLRPDGTVWGRPADVLPLPDGSLLVSDDYAGAIYRVTYAAP; from the coding sequence ATGCCGCCCCTTCGCGCCGCCTCGATACGCCGCAAGCAGCACCGTTTTGCGGCGCTGCTTGCCGGCCTTGCCTGCCTCGTATCCGCAATGGCGTCAGCCGCGCCGCTGCCGGTGGGCGAACTCGTCGTGCCGCCCGGCTTCCACGTCGAAGTGCTGGCCGACGCGGTACCGACCGCGCGCGAAATGGCGTGGTCGCCACGCGGCATCCTGTATGTCGGCACGCGGGAAGGCCGCGTGCACGCGTTCGTGATGCACGAGGGCCGGATCAGCGCGCGCTACGTGATCGCTTCCGGGCTCGACATGCCCGTCGGTGTCGCCTACCGTGACGGCGCACTCTATATATCAGCCGTATCGCGCATCCTGCGGCTCGATCGCATCGACGACCGGCTCGCCACGCCGCCCGCACCCGCCGTCGTCACCGACGCGCTGCCGACCGAACACCATCACGGCTGGAAATTCATCGCGTTCGGCCCCGACGGCAAGCTGTACGTGCCGACCGGCGCACCGTGCAACGTCTGTCTCGCCGATCGCAGCCGCTACGCGATCATCGCGCGCATGAAGGCGGACGGCAGCGGGAACGAGGTTGTCGCCCGCGGCATACGCAATACGGTCGGCTTCGCATGGCACCCCGATTCGGGCGAGCTGTGGTTTACCGACAACGGGCGCGACATGATGGGCGACGACGTGCCCGACGACAAGCTGAACCGCGCACCGCGCGCGGGCCTCGACTTCGGCTTCCCGTACTGCCATGGCGGCGACACGCCCGACCCCGAATTCGGCAGCCCCGACGTTTGCCGCCGCTACGCGCCGCCCGTATTGAAACTCGGTGCACACGTCGCGGCCCTTGGCATGCGCTTCTATACAGGGCCGATGTTTCCGGCGTCGTACCGCAACAACGTGTTCATCGCCGAACACGGCTCGTGGAACCGCAGCACGAAGGTCGGCTACCGCGTGATGCGTGTTGTGGTCTCTGCGGACGGCAGCCACGCGCGCCAGACTCCGTTCGTCACGGGCTGGCTGCGGCCCGACGGCACGGTATGGGGACGCCCTGCCGACGTGCTGCCGCTGCCGGACGGCTCGCTGCTCGTCAGCGACGACTATGCGGGCGCAATCTATCGCGTGACCTATGCGGCACCTTGA
- the rimM gene encoding ribosome maturation factor RimM (Essential for efficient processing of 16S rRNA): MAGHDSGNARRGRASFGAFVRKPVERDVVANAGQAAEQGSLEVAQAWPDDAVEVGAVVDAYGLKGWVKVATHADAGRGGDALLKARRWWLERGAERLSVRILQSKTHSDTVVAQPAGVSDRDAALAMRGFRVFVRREDFPALAADEFYWVDLIGLDVVNEQSVALGKVSGMIDNGVHSIMRVEYPATGKDGQPTTDERLIPFVGVYVKTVDQAARRIVVDWEADY, translated from the coding sequence ATGGCGGGTCACGATTCCGGTAATGCAAGGCGCGGGCGTGCGTCGTTTGGCGCATTCGTCCGCAAGCCGGTCGAGCGCGACGTTGTCGCGAACGCCGGTCAGGCTGCCGAGCAGGGCAGTCTCGAAGTGGCGCAAGCCTGGCCCGACGATGCCGTCGAGGTCGGGGCTGTGGTCGACGCCTATGGCCTGAAGGGTTGGGTCAAGGTGGCGACGCATGCCGACGCCGGTCGCGGTGGCGACGCGCTGCTCAAGGCGCGCCGCTGGTGGCTGGAGCGCGGTGCGGAACGGCTTTCCGTCCGCATCCTGCAGTCGAAGACGCACAGCGACACTGTCGTTGCGCAACCCGCGGGCGTGAGCGACCGCGATGCCGCGCTGGCCATGCGCGGTTTTCGCGTGTTCGTGCGCCGGGAAGATTTCCCGGCATTGGCCGCTGACGAATTCTATTGGGTCGACCTGATCGGTCTCGATGTCGTCAACGAGCAATCGGTGGCGCTCGGAAAGGTGAGCGGGATGATCGACAACGGCGTGCATTCGATCATGCGTGTCGAGTATCCGGCGACCGGCAAAGACGGTCAGCCGACCACCGACGAGCGGTTGATTCCGTTCGTCGGCGTATACGTCAAAACGGTGGATCAGGCGGCGCGTCGCATCGTCGTCGACTGGGAAGCCGATTACTGA
- the rpsP gene encoding 30S ribosomal protein S16, whose product MVIIRLARGGSKKRPFYNIVATDSRNRRDGRFIERVGFYNPVATKGESLRIAQDRLTYWQGVGAQLSPTVQRLVKEAQKAQPAA is encoded by the coding sequence ATGGTTATCATCCGTCTGGCTCGTGGCGGCTCGAAGAAGCGCCCGTTCTACAACATCGTTGCTACCGATTCGCGCAACCGTCGTGACGGCCGCTTCATCGAGCGCGTCGGCTTCTACAACCCGGTCGCCACGAAGGGCGAATCGCTGCGTATCGCTCAGGATCGCCTGACGTACTGGCAAGGCGTTGGCGCGCAACTGTCGCCGACCGTCCAGCGTCTCGTGAAGGAAGCGCAAAAGGCGCAACCGGCTGCCTAA